In one Arachis duranensis cultivar V14167 chromosome 9, aradu.V14167.gnm2.J7QH, whole genome shotgun sequence genomic region, the following are encoded:
- the LOC107464977 gene encoding WRKY transcription factor 23: MEKDNMDLKKTEDAVAFGSSNGYYNNPLLLSSAFDFSCEVEKSSFMELLGVQDYYNNSGAVLDLPQLSKATVLPFTTVNASCDDTAKECSEVLNQKHQPATPNSSSISSASSEAVNDEHNKIVEQDDDDSEEDEEEEEQLKETKKELKAKKTKQKRQREPRFAFMTKSEVDHLEDGYRWRKYGQKAVKNSPFPRSYYRCTSASCNVKKRVERSFTDPSVVVTTYEGQHIHPSPVMPRSAIAGVGSPMIPPAVSTPNLGPLMPGNYMSHYHQHRHHHQQLLVNTLFSLGIPYNNSNNIDNSSFSQDNGLLQDIVPSHMLKEK, from the exons atggagaaGGATAACATGGATTTGAAGAAGACTGAGGATGCTGTTGCTTTTGGATCCTCAAACGGTTATTATAATAATCCGTTGTTATTGTCGAGTGCGTTTGATTTCAGCTGTGAAGTGGAGAAAAGCTCGTTTATGGAGTTGCTGGGAGTGCAGGACTACTATAATAATAGTGGTGCTGTGCTTGATTTACCACAGTTATCAAAAGCTACAGTTCTTCCTTTTACCACGGTTAACGCTTCTTGTGACGATACTGCTAAAGAGTGTTCTGAAGTGTTGAACCAGAAGCACCAACCTGCAACTCCAAATTCGTCTTCGATTTCGTCCGCGTCGAGCGAAGCTGTCAACGATGAACACAATAAAATTGTAGAacaagatgatgatgatagtgaagaagatgaagaagaagaagagcagcTGAAAGAGACTAAGAAAGA GTTGAAGGCAAAGAAGACAAAGCAGAAGAGACAGAGAGAACCGAGATTCGCGTTCATGACGAAAAGCGAGGTCGATCATCTGGAAGACGGTTACAGATGGAGAAAGTACGGTCAAAAGGCTGTCAAAAACAGCCCCTTTCCAAG GAGCTATTATCGTTGCACCAGTGCTTCATGTAATGTAAAGAAGCGTGTGGAGCGGTCATTTACTGATCCAAGCGTTGTGGTAACTACCTATGAAGGCCAACACATACATCCAAGCCCAGTTATGCCTCGTTCAGCCATTGCCGGCGTTGGATCTCCGATGATACCGCCGGCTGTCTCCACTCCCAACTTGGGTCCTCTCATGCCTGGAAACTACATGTCACACTATCATCAGCAtcgccaccaccaccaacaactACTAGTGAATACATTGTTCTCTTTGGGCATCCCTTACAACAATAGCAACAATATTGATAACTCTTCTTTTTCTCAAGACAATGGGCTTCTTCAAGATATTGTTCCTTCACACATGTTGAAAGAGAAGTAG